Proteins encoded within one genomic window of Nonomuraea gerenzanensis:
- the yjfF gene encoding galactofuranose ABC transporter, permease protein YjfF has translation MTALTVGRASIPAKYLPVLVTACLLAAMFVVGGIRYEGFASGQVLLNVFIDNAFLLVVAIGMTFVILTGGIDLSVGSVVALSTMISASLMAGPGWPPYLVVPLVLLIGSGLGLVMGYIVHAFDIQPFIVTLAGMFLARGLCYTIATDSIPIEDATFTAFAQTRIDLFADLWISPSVLVAVLVVLVAVYVLHYTRFGRSVYATGGNEQSALLMGLPVGRTKITVYTISGFCSALGGVLLSFYMLSGYGLHAVGMELDAIAAVVIGGTLLTGGSGFVLGTVLGVLVLGLIQTIISFEGTLSSWWTKIFIGMLLFVFILLQRLFSARSRR, from the coding sequence GTGACGGCGCTGACGGTGGGCAGGGCCTCGATCCCGGCCAAGTACCTGCCCGTGCTGGTGACAGCGTGCCTGCTGGCGGCCATGTTCGTGGTCGGCGGGATCCGGTACGAGGGCTTCGCCAGCGGGCAGGTGCTGCTGAACGTCTTCATCGACAACGCCTTCCTGCTGGTGGTCGCGATCGGGATGACGTTCGTGATCCTCACCGGGGGCATCGACCTGTCGGTGGGGTCGGTGGTGGCGCTGTCCACCATGATCTCGGCCAGCCTGATGGCGGGCCCGGGGTGGCCGCCGTACCTGGTGGTGCCGCTGGTGCTGCTCATCGGGTCGGGGCTGGGGCTGGTGATGGGCTACATCGTGCACGCCTTCGACATCCAGCCGTTCATCGTGACGCTGGCCGGGATGTTCCTGGCGCGGGGGCTGTGCTACACGATCGCCACGGACTCGATCCCGATCGAGGACGCCACGTTCACGGCGTTCGCGCAGACCAGGATCGACCTGTTCGCGGACCTGTGGATCTCGCCGAGCGTGCTCGTCGCGGTGCTGGTCGTGCTGGTGGCGGTGTACGTGCTGCACTACACGCGCTTCGGCCGCTCGGTCTACGCGACGGGCGGCAACGAGCAGTCGGCGCTGCTCATGGGGCTGCCCGTGGGGCGGACGAAGATCACCGTCTACACGATCAGCGGCTTCTGCTCGGCGCTGGGAGGCGTGCTGCTGTCGTTCTACATGCTCTCCGGTTACGGCCTGCACGCCGTGGGCATGGAGCTGGACGCGATCGCCGCGGTGGTCATCGGCGGGACCCTGCTGACCGGTGGCAGCGGCTTCGTGCTCGGGACCGTGCTCGGGGTGCTCGTGCTGGGCCTGATTCAAACGATCATCAGTTTCGAAGGGACGCTGTCGTCGTGGTGGACCAAGATCTTCATCGGAATGTTGCTCTTCGTCTTCATCCTGCTGCAGCGCCTGTTCTCGGCCCGCTCACGCCGCTGA
- a CDS encoding LacI family DNA-binding transcriptional regulator, with translation MADVAKEAGVSHQTVSRVLNDHPNVRSETRTRVLEAIDKLGYRRNLVARALVTKHSRTLGVVSFDTTLYGPASTVYGIEQAARAAGYFVSIVSLKSIDRAGVRDALDYLADQAVDGIVVVAPQRSAAQALADLPLGVPTVAVEGGEAGDVSVVCVDQVAGGRLATEHLLSLGHETVWHVSGPSDWLEAEGRVAGWRAALEQAGREAPRPLAGDWSPRSGYEAGRSLASMRNVTAVFVANDQMALGVLRAFTEQGVRVPERVSVVGFDDIPESEFFSPPLTTIRQDFDAVGRHSIEVLVRQLEGGPQARERLVVPPTFVPRVSTARP, from the coding sequence ATGGCCGACGTGGCCAAGGAGGCCGGCGTGTCGCATCAGACGGTCTCCCGCGTGCTCAACGACCATCCGAACGTGCGCAGCGAGACCCGTACGCGGGTGCTCGAGGCGATCGACAAGCTCGGCTACCGCCGCAACCTCGTCGCTCGTGCCCTGGTCACCAAGCACTCCAGAACGCTCGGAGTGGTCAGCTTCGACACCACGCTGTACGGCCCGGCCAGCACGGTCTACGGCATCGAGCAGGCGGCCAGGGCCGCCGGCTACTTCGTCAGCATCGTCAGCCTCAAGTCCATCGACAGGGCCGGCGTGCGCGATGCCCTCGACTACCTGGCCGACCAGGCCGTGGACGGCATCGTGGTGGTCGCGCCGCAGCGCTCGGCCGCCCAGGCCCTGGCCGACCTGCCGCTCGGCGTGCCCACCGTCGCCGTCGAGGGCGGCGAGGCGGGCGACGTGTCCGTGGTCTGCGTCGACCAGGTCGCGGGCGGCAGGCTCGCCACCGAGCACCTGCTGTCGCTGGGGCACGAGACGGTCTGGCACGTCAGCGGGCCCTCCGACTGGCTGGAGGCCGAAGGGCGCGTGGCCGGGTGGCGGGCCGCGCTGGAGCAGGCGGGCCGCGAGGCCCCGCGACCGCTGGCCGGTGACTGGAGCCCGCGCTCGGGATACGAGGCGGGGCGCAGCCTGGCGAGCATGAGGAACGTGACCGCGGTCTTCGTCGCCAACGACCAGATGGCGCTGGGTGTGCTGCGGGCGTTCACCGAGCAGGGGGTGAGAGTGCCCGAGCGGGTGAGCGTGGTCGGCTTCGACGACATCCCCGAGTCGGAGTTCTTCTCGCCGCCGCTCACGACCATCAGGCAGGACTTCGACGCGGTGGGCAGGCACAGCATCGAGGTGCTCGTACGGCAGCTCGAAGGCGGCCCGCAGGCGCGGGAGCGGCTCGTGGTGCCGCCCACCTTCGTACCGAGGGTCAGCACGGCCCGGCCCTAG
- a CDS encoding sugar ABC transporter ATP-binding protein: MRALDGVDLRLLPGEVHALMGENGAGKSTLIKVLTGVYPADAGTIELNQAKVAFGSPLEAQQAGISTVYQEVNLCTNLSVAENILLGREPRKPGRIAWKRMRARAGELLSRLELSLDVSAPLSSYSLAIQQMVAIARAIDIEARVLILDEPTSSLDADEVQQLFRVMRRLKEEGIAILFVSHFLDQIYEISDRMTILRNGRLVGEYLTRELPQVELVAKMIGQELAVLERLHGEAKVFDRPLVEARGLGRTGAIEPFSMTIHEGEVVGLAGLLGSGRTEIARLLFGADHASTGEIAVGGTPQSLRTPRAAMTQKIAFCSENRKADGLIPDLTVRENIILALQATRGWTRPVPRDQQDELVDRYIKALKISPPNPEHLVRDLSGGNQQKVVLARWLILEPRLLILDEPTRGIDVGAKTEIQRLVAELSDGGMAVLFISAELEEVLRLSHKVQVLRDRRLVAELPNDAALTSDVLMETIASGGRAS, encoded by the coding sequence GTGAGAGCCCTGGACGGAGTGGACCTGCGGCTGCTGCCCGGCGAGGTGCACGCGCTGATGGGAGAGAACGGCGCGGGCAAGTCCACCTTGATCAAGGTGCTCACCGGCGTCTATCCCGCCGACGCGGGCACCATCGAGCTCAACCAGGCGAAGGTCGCCTTCGGCAGCCCCCTGGAGGCCCAGCAGGCCGGGATCAGCACGGTCTACCAGGAGGTCAACCTCTGCACGAACCTGTCGGTGGCCGAGAACATCCTGCTCGGCCGCGAGCCCCGCAAGCCAGGCCGCATCGCCTGGAAGCGGATGCGGGCCAGGGCCGGTGAGCTGCTGTCGCGGCTGGAGCTGAGCCTGGACGTCTCGGCGCCGCTGTCGTCGTACTCGCTGGCCATCCAGCAGATGGTGGCCATCGCGCGGGCGATCGACATCGAGGCCAGGGTGCTGATCCTGGACGAGCCGACGTCCAGCCTCGACGCCGACGAGGTGCAGCAGCTCTTCAGGGTGATGAGACGGCTGAAGGAGGAGGGCATCGCCATCCTGTTCGTCTCGCACTTCCTCGACCAGATCTACGAGATCTCCGACCGGATGACGATCCTGCGCAACGGGCGGCTCGTCGGGGAGTACCTGACGCGGGAGCTGCCGCAGGTCGAGCTGGTCGCCAAGATGATCGGCCAGGAGCTGGCGGTGCTGGAGCGGCTGCACGGCGAGGCCAAGGTGTTCGACCGGCCGCTGGTCGAGGCGCGCGGGCTGGGGCGTACCGGGGCGATCGAGCCGTTCAGCATGACCATCCACGAGGGCGAGGTCGTGGGCCTGGCGGGGCTGCTCGGCTCCGGCCGTACGGAGATCGCCCGGCTGCTGTTCGGGGCCGACCACGCGAGCACCGGCGAGATCGCGGTCGGCGGGACGCCGCAGTCGTTGCGCACGCCACGCGCGGCCATGACGCAGAAGATCGCGTTCTGCTCGGAGAACCGCAAGGCCGACGGGCTCATCCCCGACCTCACCGTGCGCGAGAACATCATCCTGGCCCTGCAGGCCACCAGAGGCTGGACCAGGCCGGTGCCCCGGGACCAGCAGGACGAGCTGGTCGACAGGTACATCAAGGCCCTGAAGATCAGCCCGCCCAACCCGGAGCACCTGGTGCGCGACCTCAGCGGCGGCAACCAGCAGAAGGTGGTGCTGGCCAGGTGGCTGATCCTGGAGCCCCGGCTGCTCATCCTGGACGAGCCCACCCGCGGCATCGACGTCGGCGCGAAGACGGAGATCCAGCGCCTGGTGGCCGAGCTGTCGGACGGCGGGATGGCGGTGCTGTTCATCTCCGCCGAGCTGGAGGAGGTGCTGCGGCTCAGCCACAAGGTGCAGGTGCTGCGGGACCGCCGGCTGGTGGCCGAGCTGCCCAACGACGCGGCGCTCACCAGTGACGTGCTGATGGAGACCATCGCGAGCGGAGGGCGGGCATCGTGA
- a CDS encoding alpha-L-arabinofuranosidase C-terminal domain-containing protein produces MLRIALSALLLAGLLSAPPAIAAADPLPDGAVVDQFDGTTLGEDWTVLSPDDSRWSLSGGALHLDTLTGDTHQGTNNARNLFLVDVPDGDFEVVTELSAPVSLDYQSAGLLAWQDWDNYVRAGLAHVGFAGGPVIETATEVGAAFTSAFAARPGSTAETLKLARTGDEFTSSYWDGTAWVQASKLTAKLKIGQVGLFGLSAQNGTSMRAGFDYLAIKAAEGAAVVPDGPFTLRAGAAPYLTADRSGVVRVSAKAPMTGLVLKAEAGALKDVESGRYLQATTPVRLGTQAVPFQLKDAGGGKVTLSSGGQGVAVTDGRLVLGAGATKFRVEGYTTGELSVDTRARGTEVSPNLYGVFYEDINHAADGGLYAELVQNRSFEFNSVDEPSYTGLTAWSEAERGATVTPVVTGEQPLNTNNRNYLRLDVTGAGTAGVVNAGFNRGLPLAAGERYDFSVWARRAEAGPLTVTVEDGTTVLGKVTIRVRAGGWAKYRASFTASATTDAGRLVVQAPAGRTDLDMVSLFPRDTFKGHGMRTDLAELIAGLKPRFLRFPGGCVTNVGTYEPYAETGDRRRIYQWKETIGPVEERPTNFNFWGYNQSYGIGYYEYFQFAEDLGAEALPVLSVGVNGCGENRPLTDETKLARWVQDTLDLIEFANGPVTSPWGRKRAELGHPKPFGLEYIGLGNEEIYPEFFTNYPKFADAIRAEYPDIKIISNSGQTSQGAWFDRMWQFARDQRADLVDEHYYNNPDWFLASNHRYDTYDREGPKVFVGEYASRGNTFFNALAEASYMTGLERNSDVVELASYAPLLANVDYVDWTPDLIWFDNDQAYGSPSYHVQRLFSTNVGERVVPSTFEGQEQPVEDIKGAIGLGAWNTAVRYDDVKVTAADGTVLLADDFSAGAGAWTPGPGTWAVQDGAYAQTAQVEDARSTAGSADWSNYTIEVTARKTAGAEGFLVMFGVRDTGNFYWWNVGGWNNTQSAIEKAVDGGKSSIATSATTVETGRDHRLKVQVSGRRITTWLDGQQINDFVDSSRVEPLYQVVSRDGKSVTLKVVNAQDTAVRSTVDLGAARFRPTATVTSLTGAPSDTNSIADPDRVAPVRRQVSGFSHAFTYDFPAYSVTFIELTER; encoded by the coding sequence ATGTTGCGCATCGCCTTATCCGCCCTGCTCCTGGCCGGTCTGCTGAGCGCGCCACCGGCCATCGCGGCGGCTGATCCCCTCCCGGACGGCGCCGTCGTGGACCAGTTCGACGGCACCACGCTCGGCGAGGACTGGACCGTGCTGTCGCCCGACGACTCCCGCTGGAGTCTGTCCGGCGGCGCCCTGCACCTCGACACCCTGACCGGCGACACCCACCAGGGCACCAACAACGCCAGGAACCTCTTCCTGGTGGACGTGCCCGACGGGGACTTCGAGGTGGTCACCGAGCTGAGCGCCCCGGTCTCCCTCGACTACCAGAGCGCGGGCCTGCTGGCCTGGCAGGACTGGGACAACTACGTCCGCGCCGGGCTGGCCCACGTCGGGTTCGCGGGCGGGCCGGTGATCGAGACGGCCACCGAGGTCGGCGCCGCCTTCACCTCGGCCTTCGCGGCCAGGCCCGGCTCCACGGCCGAGACGCTCAAGCTGGCCAGGACCGGCGACGAGTTCACCTCCTCCTACTGGGACGGCACGGCCTGGGTGCAGGCGTCCAAGCTGACCGCCAAGCTCAAGATCGGGCAGGTCGGGCTCTTCGGGCTGTCGGCGCAGAACGGCACCTCCATGCGGGCCGGCTTCGACTACCTCGCGATCAAGGCGGCCGAGGGGGCGGCCGTGGTCCCGGACGGGCCGTTCACCCTGCGCGCGGGGGCGGCGCCGTACCTGACGGCCGACCGCTCCGGCGTCGTACGGGTCTCCGCGAAGGCGCCCATGACAGGGCTGGTCCTGAAAGCCGAGGCCGGCGCGCTCAAGGACGTCGAGAGCGGCAGGTACCTGCAAGCCACCACCCCGGTCCGGCTGGGCACGCAGGCCGTGCCCTTCCAGCTCAAGGACGCGGGCGGCGGCAAGGTCACGCTCTCCTCCGGCGGGCAGGGCGTCGCGGTCACCGACGGCAGGCTCGTCCTGGGCGCCGGCGCCACGAAGTTCCGCGTCGAGGGCTACACCACGGGCGAGCTGAGCGTCGACACCCGGGCCAGGGGCACCGAGGTCAGCCCCAACCTGTACGGCGTCTTCTACGAGGACATCAACCACGCCGCCGACGGCGGGCTCTACGCCGAGCTGGTGCAGAACCGCTCGTTCGAGTTCAACTCCGTCGACGAGCCCTCCTACACGGGCCTGACCGCGTGGAGCGAGGCGGAGCGCGGCGCGACCGTCACGCCCGTCGTCACGGGCGAGCAGCCGCTGAACACCAACAACCGCAACTACCTGCGGCTCGACGTGACCGGCGCGGGCACGGCGGGCGTCGTCAACGCCGGCTTCAACCGCGGCCTGCCGCTGGCCGCGGGCGAGCGTTACGACTTCTCCGTGTGGGCCAGGCGCGCCGAGGCCGGGCCGCTGACGGTCACCGTCGAGGACGGCACCACCGTGCTGGGCAAGGTCACCATCCGGGTCAGGGCGGGCGGCTGGGCGAAGTACCGGGCCTCCTTCACCGCCTCGGCCACCACCGACGCCGGGCGCCTGGTCGTGCAGGCCCCCGCCGGGCGGACCGACCTGGACATGGTCTCGCTGTTCCCCCGCGACACCTTCAAGGGGCACGGCATGCGGACCGACCTGGCCGAGCTGATCGCGGGCCTGAAGCCGCGGTTCCTGCGCTTCCCCGGCGGCTGCGTCACCAACGTCGGCACCTACGAGCCGTACGCGGAGACCGGCGACCGGCGCCGCATCTACCAGTGGAAGGAGACGATCGGCCCGGTCGAGGAGCGGCCGACGAACTTCAACTTCTGGGGCTACAACCAGAGCTACGGCATCGGCTACTACGAGTACTTCCAGTTCGCCGAGGACCTCGGGGCCGAGGCGCTGCCCGTGCTGTCGGTGGGCGTGAACGGCTGCGGCGAGAACCGGCCGCTGACCGATGAAACCAAGCTGGCGCGCTGGGTGCAGGACACCCTCGACCTGATCGAGTTCGCCAACGGGCCGGTCACCTCGCCCTGGGGCAGGAAGCGGGCCGAGCTGGGGCATCCGAAGCCGTTCGGGCTGGAGTACATCGGGCTCGGCAACGAGGAGATCTATCCGGAGTTCTTCACCAACTATCCGAAGTTCGCCGACGCGATCCGGGCCGAATATCCCGACATAAAGATCATCAGTAACTCGGGGCAGACGTCGCAGGGCGCCTGGTTCGACCGCATGTGGCAGTTCGCCCGCGATCAGCGGGCCGACCTGGTCGACGAGCACTACTACAACAACCCCGACTGGTTCCTGGCCAGCAACCACCGCTACGACACCTACGACCGCGAGGGGCCGAAGGTGTTCGTGGGCGAGTACGCCTCCAGGGGCAACACGTTCTTCAACGCGCTGGCCGAGGCGTCGTACATGACCGGGCTCGAACGCAACTCCGACGTGGTGGAGCTGGCCTCGTACGCGCCGCTGCTGGCCAACGTGGACTACGTGGACTGGACGCCGGACCTGATCTGGTTCGACAACGACCAGGCGTACGGGTCGCCGAGCTACCACGTCCAGCGCCTGTTCTCCACGAACGTGGGCGAGCGCGTGGTGCCCAGCACGTTCGAGGGCCAGGAGCAGCCCGTCGAGGACATCAAGGGCGCGATCGGCCTCGGCGCCTGGAACACCGCGGTCCGCTACGACGACGTCAAGGTCACCGCGGCCGACGGCACCGTGCTGCTGGCGGACGACTTCTCCGCTGGCGCCGGCGCGTGGACGCCGGGCCCGGGCACCTGGGCGGTGCAGGACGGCGCCTACGCGCAGACGGCGCAGGTGGAGGACGCCAGATCCACGGCCGGCTCCGCCGACTGGTCGAACTACACGATCGAGGTCACCGCACGCAAGACCGCGGGCGCGGAGGGCTTCCTGGTGATGTTCGGCGTGCGCGACACCGGCAACTTCTACTGGTGGAACGTCGGCGGCTGGAACAACACCCAGTCGGCCATCGAGAAGGCCGTCGACGGCGGCAAGTCCTCGATCGCCACCTCCGCCACCACGGTCGAGACCGGCCGCGACCACCGGCTGAAGGTGCAGGTCAGCGGGCGCCGGATCACGACCTGGCTGGACGGGCAGCAGATCAACGACTTCGTGGACAGCTCCCGCGTCGAGCCGCTCTACCAGGTGGTCTCCAGGGACGGGAAGTCGGTGACGCTGAAGGTCGTCAACGCCCAGGACACGGCCGTGCGCAGCACCGTGGACCTGGGCGCCGCGCGGTTCAGGCCGACGGCCACGGTCACCTCGCTGACCGGCGCCCCGTCGGACACGAACTCGATCGCCGACCCGGACCGGGTGGCGCCGGTGCGGCGGCAGGTGAGCGGCTTCTCCCACGCCTTCACCTACGACTTCCCCGCGTACTCGGTGACGTTCATCGAGCTCACCGAGCGGTAG
- the chvE gene encoding multiple monosaccharide ABC transporter substrate-binding protein: protein MRLGRIGGVVSAIALAATMTACGSSTKTVDQEASASAAAGNAGALIGVTMPTKSSERWIHDGDNVKKQLEQLGYKVDLQYAENDIPTQANQIENQITKGAKLLIIASIDGTAITSQLQQAADAKIPVIAYDRLIRNSPNVDYYATFDNFKVGVQQATSLLKGLGVEDGKKGPFNVELFGGSPDDNNATFFWNGAMSVLQPKIDDGTLKIASGQTDFKQAAILRWDPATAQKRMEDIITKTYTGSTKVDGVLSPYDGLSIGILSALKSSGYSKPYPIVTGQDAELQSVKSIVADEQYSTIFKDTRKLAEQTVKMADAVLKGGQPEVNNTKDYDNGNKVVPSYLLDPVIVDKSNYKDVIIGGNYYTEDQLK, encoded by the coding sequence ATGAGGTTGGGACGAATCGGGGGCGTGGTGTCCGCCATCGCGCTCGCCGCGACCATGACGGCCTGTGGCTCGAGCACGAAGACCGTTGACCAGGAGGCCTCCGCCTCCGCGGCCGCCGGCAACGCGGGCGCCCTGATCGGCGTCACCATGCCCACCAAGTCCTCCGAGCGCTGGATCCACGACGGCGACAACGTCAAGAAGCAGCTCGAGCAGCTCGGCTACAAGGTCGACCTCCAGTACGCCGAGAACGACATCCCCACCCAGGCCAACCAGATCGAGAACCAGATCACCAAGGGCGCCAAGCTCCTGATCATCGCCTCGATCGACGGCACCGCGATCACCTCGCAGCTCCAGCAGGCCGCCGACGCGAAGATCCCGGTCATCGCCTACGACCGGCTGATCCGCAACAGCCCGAACGTCGACTACTACGCCACCTTCGACAACTTCAAGGTCGGCGTGCAGCAGGCGACCTCGCTGCTGAAGGGCCTGGGCGTCGAGGACGGCAAGAAGGGCCCGTTCAACGTCGAGCTGTTCGGCGGCTCGCCCGACGACAACAACGCCACGTTCTTCTGGAACGGCGCCATGTCGGTGCTCCAGCCGAAGATCGACGACGGCACCCTGAAGATCGCCAGCGGCCAGACCGACTTCAAGCAGGCCGCCATCCTCCGGTGGGACCCCGCCACGGCGCAGAAGCGCATGGAGGACATCATCACCAAGACCTACACCGGTAGCACCAAGGTCGACGGTGTGCTGTCGCCCTACGACGGCCTGTCCATCGGCATCCTGTCGGCGCTGAAGAGCTCCGGCTACAGCAAGCCGTACCCCATCGTGACCGGTCAGGACGCCGAGCTGCAGTCGGTCAAGTCGATCGTCGCCGACGAGCAGTACTCCACCATCTTCAAGGACACCCGCAAGCTCGCCGAGCAGACGGTGAAGATGGCCGACGCCGTGCTCAAGGGCGGCCAGCCCGAGGTGAACAACACCAAGGACTACGACAACGGCAACAAGGTCGTGCCCTCGTACCTGCTCGACCCGGTGATCGTCGACAAGTCCAACTACAAGGACGTCATCATCGGCGGCAACTACTACACCGAGGACCAGCTCAAGTAG
- a CDS encoding metallophosphoesterase → MIVIAHLSDIHLGATPESVARTTAVMRYLDTIPGDLDAVLVTGDIADHGAREEYETAAKLLSSRHPVLVGPGNHDVRREFRRSLLGEEPADGPVNQVLRTERAVYAMCDSSTPGRNEGHLDDETIAWLKEVLDGTELPVFVAFHHPPVKLHGPPCDGIRMHETARLEALLAGRTNVPAVLVGHAHTAAATGFAGRPLLVGGGVVSTLTLPWEGGTSFGNCVDFGLPPLIAFHVLDDEGRMTTHYRAVIP, encoded by the coding sequence ATGATCGTGATCGCTCACCTGAGCGACATCCATCTCGGCGCCACCCCCGAGAGCGTCGCCCGCACCACCGCCGTCATGCGGTACCTGGACACCATCCCCGGCGACCTCGACGCGGTGCTCGTCACCGGCGACATCGCCGACCACGGCGCGCGGGAGGAGTACGAGACCGCGGCCAAGCTGCTGTCCTCGCGCCACCCCGTCCTGGTCGGGCCGGGCAACCACGACGTCAGGCGGGAGTTCCGCCGGTCGCTGCTGGGCGAGGAGCCGGCGGACGGCCCGGTCAACCAGGTCCTGCGCACCGAGCGCGCCGTCTACGCGATGTGCGACTCCTCCACCCCCGGCCGGAACGAGGGGCACCTGGACGACGAGACGATCGCCTGGCTGAAGGAGGTGCTGGACGGCACGGAGCTGCCGGTGTTCGTGGCGTTCCACCATCCGCCGGTGAAGCTGCACGGCCCGCCGTGCGACGGGATCAGGATGCACGAGACGGCACGGCTGGAGGCGCTGCTCGCCGGCCGTACGAACGTGCCCGCCGTGCTCGTGGGGCACGCGCACACGGCCGCCGCCACCGGCTTCGCGGGCAGGCCGCTGCTGGTGGGCGGCGGGGTGGTGTCCACGCTGACGTTGCCGTGGGAGGGCGGCACGAGCTTCGGCAACTGCGTCGACTTCGGCCTGCCGCCGCTGATCGCCTTCCACGTCCTCGACGACGAGGGCAGGATGACGACGCACTACCGCGCCGTCATCCCGTAA
- a CDS encoding ABC transporter permease gives MRRLLWPAVVLVLLLVLNVFFTPSFFSIEVKDGHLYGSLIDILRFGAPLILVSLGMTLVIATGGIDLSVGSVVAIAGALACLQISQDASVFTAVVLALALCLALGLWNGFLVAVVGIQPIIATLILMVAGRGLAQLITDGQIITVNSPAYKVIGGGYWLTVPFGILIVIGVLAISAFLTRRLALGMLIESVGSNAEASRLAGIRSRGILIMVYAFAALCAGVAGLMISSNVSSADGNNAGLWIELDAILAVVIGGTSLAGGRFSLSGTVLGALIIQTLTTTIYSIGVPPETTLLFKALVVTAVCLIQSPSFRAKVFGRRGRATPASPAPEEKVRVSA, from the coding sequence GTGAGACGCCTGTTGTGGCCGGCCGTGGTGCTGGTCCTGCTGCTGGTGCTGAACGTGTTCTTCACGCCCAGCTTCTTCTCGATCGAGGTCAAGGACGGCCACCTGTACGGCAGCCTGATCGACATCCTGCGCTTCGGCGCCCCGCTGATCCTGGTCTCGCTGGGCATGACGCTGGTCATCGCGACCGGCGGCATCGACCTGTCGGTCGGCTCGGTGGTGGCGATCGCGGGCGCGCTGGCCTGCCTGCAGATCAGCCAGGACGCGAGCGTGTTCACCGCCGTGGTGCTGGCGCTGGCGCTCTGCCTGGCGCTGGGGCTGTGGAACGGGTTCCTGGTCGCGGTCGTCGGCATCCAGCCGATCATCGCCACGCTCATCCTCATGGTGGCGGGGCGCGGGCTGGCCCAGCTCATCACCGACGGGCAGATCATCACCGTCAACAGCCCGGCGTACAAGGTGATCGGCGGCGGTTACTGGCTGACCGTGCCGTTCGGCATCCTCATCGTGATCGGGGTGCTGGCGATCAGCGCGTTCCTGACCAGGCGGCTGGCGCTGGGCATGCTGATCGAGTCGGTCGGCAGCAACGCCGAGGCCAGCAGGCTGGCGGGGATCAGGTCCCGCGGGATCCTCATCATGGTCTACGCGTTCGCCGCCCTGTGCGCGGGCGTGGCCGGACTGATGATCAGCTCGAACGTGTCCAGCGCCGACGGCAACAACGCGGGCCTGTGGATCGAGCTGGACGCGATCCTGGCCGTGGTGATCGGCGGCACGTCGCTGGCCGGCGGCCGGTTCTCGCTGAGCGGCACCGTGCTGGGCGCGTTGATCATCCAGACGCTGACCACCACGATCTACTCCATCGGGGTGCCGCCGGAGACGACGCTGCTGTTCAAGGCGCTGGTCGTGACCGCGGTCTGCCTCATCCAGTCGCCGTCCTTCCGCGCGAAGGTGTTCGGCAGGCGCGGGCGGGCGACTCCCGCCAGCCCTGCCCCTGAGGAGAAGGTGAGGGTGTCCGCGTGA
- a CDS encoding ABC transporter substrate-binding protein, giving the protein MFKRISAILLAGLTAMSVASCGSGGGTTTAGTGGGDESITMGFSQVGAESGWRTANTKSVQDSAKNAGITLKFSDAQQKQENQIKAIRSYIQQKVDVIAFSPVVESGWDTVLKEAQNAKIPVILTDRAVDSKDTSLYKTFLGSDFVEEGKKAGQWLVEEYKDTTDKVNIVELQGTTGSAPANDRKAGFAEVIGAEAKFQIVASQTGDFTRAKGKEVMEAFLKSQPDIDVLYAHNDDMGLGAIEAIEGAGKVPGKDIKIITVDAVKDGMQALADGKINFIVECSPLLGPQLMDLAKKVVKGEQVPARVVTEETTFTQEQAKQVLSTRQY; this is encoded by the coding sequence GTGTTCAAGAGGATCTCGGCGATATTGCTCGCCGGTCTCACCGCGATGTCGGTGGCTTCGTGCGGCAGCGGTGGCGGCACCACCACCGCGGGCACAGGCGGCGGTGACGAGTCGATCACCATGGGCTTCTCCCAGGTCGGCGCGGAGAGCGGCTGGCGGACCGCGAACACCAAGTCCGTGCAGGACTCGGCGAAGAACGCGGGCATCACGCTCAAGTTCTCCGACGCCCAGCAGAAGCAGGAGAACCAGATCAAGGCCATCCGCTCCTACATCCAGCAGAAGGTGGACGTCATCGCCTTCTCGCCGGTGGTGGAGTCGGGCTGGGACACGGTGCTGAAGGAGGCGCAGAACGCGAAGATCCCGGTCATCCTGACCGACCGGGCCGTGGACTCCAAGGACACCTCCCTGTACAAGACCTTCCTCGGCTCCGACTTCGTCGAGGAGGGCAAGAAGGCCGGCCAGTGGCTGGTGGAGGAGTACAAGGACACCACCGACAAGGTGAACATCGTCGAGCTGCAGGGCACGACCGGCTCGGCCCCGGCCAACGACCGCAAGGCGGGCTTCGCCGAGGTCATCGGGGCCGAGGCGAAGTTCCAGATCGTCGCCTCGCAGACCGGTGACTTCACCCGGGCCAAGGGCAAGGAGGTCATGGAGGCCTTCCTGAAGTCCCAGCCGGACATCGACGTGCTCTACGCGCACAACGACGACATGGGCCTGGGCGCGATCGAGGCCATCGAGGGCGCGGGCAAGGTGCCGGGCAAGGACATCAAGATCATCACTGTGGACGCGGTGAAGGACGGCATGCAGGCGCTGGCCGACGGGAAGATCAACTTCATCGTCGAGTGCTCCCCGCTGCTCGGCCCGCAGCTGATGGACCTGGCCAAGAAGGTCGTCAAGGGCGAGCAGGTGCCCGCCCGGGTGGTGACCGAGGAGACCACGTTCACCCAGGAGCAGGCCAAGCAGGTCCTGTCCACCCGCCAATACTGA